The region AAAGAAACATGAAGaatagaagaaaaagaagttATAAGGACATGAGTAATAGAAAGGAACATATGCCAGGTAAGTTGACACCGTTACAAATGCTCAGGAATTTGGCCAATCGCTCAATCATTTCATGGGTCCAAAAGAACATGGCATAAGAAAAGTCTCAGCGGGACATCTGAATCAAAATCATACATCAACAGCAGGCTGCGTCCATTATCTGGAGAACACCTTGACGACCccatcgccgccgccaccgaCGACCCATCGGCCATCGCGACTCCAGATGACGGAACAGACACCTTCGCCGCGCATCAGACGGTGGCTGGTAATTTCTTGGGTGCAACTTCGTTTTTCGAGATTCCAGAACCGTAAACTAGCGTCATGGCCGGCAGACACGAGCTCGCGGCCAtcaggagagagagaaagcgAAGCAATGGCGGCAGGGTGTGCTAGCATTGTGTAGGTACATTGTCCTGCAGAATTATTAGTTGAGTGGCTTTCAAAACGATAAACAAAATTACTTACCGCTATTGGCATCAAAGAAGCGAATATATCTATCTTCGTAGCCACTGATCACAACACCCTCCACGGCACTTGAGCCAGTGGCACCGTGgacaacttcttcatcagccAGCGTGCGGCTAGGATCAAGACCCGCCGACCCATCGAAACCAACGGTGGTCGCAACAACGGAATTAACGCCCGTCGATGGAGTCCCATCATACGTCTCGAGGCTGGCCATGCCCACGATCTCTTCACCCGTTCTAGTATCGTACACAAGAATCGACGCGTCCGTATAGGACACCACGAAATTGATACCAGCAAGAGATAATGGGCTAATACATGTCGGCGAAGGTGATTCCGTTCGGACAATCTGTCGGACCATGGTGTAATGGAACGGTGTCGTTGTAGCCGTGCTGGGCTGTGGCGACGACGGGAAGTTTGACCCGGAGGAAATTGAATTGGCACGTCTGCTGCCTCCAGCTCGCCGATTTCCGGCTTGCGGTGACGATGATTGAGGCGGCGCACTAACCGCCCATATAACTATTTTGCCGTCTGAAGAGCCTGAGGCGAGAATGACTCGGTCCGGCCCGCCGTAGTGACTAGAGGAGTCGCCAAATATAGACCCTGCTGTCCCAGGAAGAACACAAAGACCCCAGACAGCATTGGAGTGGCCATCCAAAGTAGCCTTGGGATCAATCCTGCCCCGTTCCCAAACACGTACGCTGGCATCCTGTCCACCAGAGAATACCCAACCGTCTCCGATTGTGCGACCGCCGTTCGAAAAGTTCTGGGACGGCGAGCATGCAGCCAAAGAAGTCACAGCACCAACGTGTCCTCGGTGTGTAAAGTAGCTCGTGATATCCAAGTCACTACTAGCATTTGCTGCATGGCCAAAGGCTCCGTAGCTTGCTGGAATTATCCACCTTTTGATCGTGCCATCATCACTGCAAGTGCATATCTCCGGTTCTGACGGGCTACCGCCACCAGTAAAGATCACTGACCGCACAACATCAAGGTGTCCTCGTAGGGCGAACCGAACTTTAAAGTTAGAGTCCTGCTTCGGGCCAGCTGCGGTACCTAGATCAACGGAACCCTCACTTTTCCGGCGAGCACCAGAGCTTTTTCTTCTATGAGAGAGCGACCCGGTCCTTGCGGGTGACTTCTGTCGGACAAAGTTCGCATTGGGAAATGCATCAACGTCGGGTCTTTGGGGCGGTAGGGATTCAGGTGGTGCTACTTGGTCGGTGGGTTCATCAAAGTTCCAGCCATCGGCATCGCCACTGTTATCGGCTTCGTCGGTTTGTTGCGGTCGTGAAGCATCCTCTGCTAAGACTTGCGGCCCATACCCATCGTACTGCCTTTCTGGCCCCGCATGTTCTCGGACAGAGTTCTCCAGAGTCTGTTTGCTGTCATCCATAGCTGTCATCTGTATTGGTTGCTGCTCCATAACCCGCCTATCGACAACGTCTCTCGAGGTGGCTGGGAGGCTGTACTGGCTCGGTGCACGAGATAGTCCCATGTTCTCCGGGTACTGTCTAACAAGAGGCTGATGGTTTTGCATGGGGGCCTCGCGTGCCATAAGATTGTTTGCCTGCTGTTTTTGCCGTTGTTGCTGGAGATACACCTCCTCTATGCTTTGTTGGGAGAGCTGTTGGTTCCCATAAACATGGTTTGAGAGCTCGAGCTCGCCGAGATCGGGGGGCGGATGCGCGGAGGGAATAACATGATACGCAATTTCCTGCGAGCACTTGGATAGGTACAGTCGTGACTTGTCGCGTTCGTTCTCTTGTCGGTATTCGTGTTGATTTTCAGCGTTGGGGTCGAGATCTCCCGAGTCGCCCTCCAATTTCGGTCGTTGAGCTAGAAGGCGGAAACAAGTCAGCGGTGAGCTATGAGAACAATTGTGCATAGGGAAAAAATCACATTTTAGGGAGTTAATGCTCTCTCGAGCAATTTCCTTTGGGTCCCGGAGGTCCTCCACAGCCTCGTTGTTTGTAAGCTTTTTGACCTTCTCGCGTTCCTTCTTCAATGCAGCTTCCAGAAGCCGAACGTGCTTCCCCAGTGACTCGTGCATTCGCTTGCTAGTTCGCACATCGCCCTCGAGTTTTCCTATCCGAGACTTCATCTCTGCGCGCTCAATCTCCCAGGCGTTGCGATCCCGCTCGTGTCGGTGCCATTCTGTCTGGAGGAAGCGCATGACACCTAACAAATCGAGGAGTAATTAGCATTGCGAATTGGATTATTTGACATAAATGAAAACACCAATTTCTTTCGCGCGAGGAACCTACCTTGCAGTGTGTACTCCGTCCCCTGAAGTCCGCCGTTCGCATCACCGCCAGGGCCGACgaaccctccacccccagacATGGCGGAGGGAGATTGCCAAGCCATACAAtgcgaagctgaaggagcgaaaaaaaaaaaaaaacaattATGACAAAGCGGTTAAGGTAAGCTCGCGCGTAGAACTCCCGAATGTGGGAGGTTCAGGTGGTCGAGTCGGGAATTGGTGTTCGCAGCGGTAAGTGTTGTTGTGAGCGAACAGCAAGACGGCAGACAGCGGCAGGAAACAATGTTCCAAGCCGTGCCAGCACTAGAAAATGAGCAAcaatagagatatattaaGAGGCGAGAAGACTCGATCGAAGCGAAGAGCAGGAGTCGAGCTGTGCTGTTGGTGCCGAGATGGACTGGACACTTGAGCGCGTCTGGAGGTCTCCTCGCTCCAAAGTGACCGCCTCCGCTGGCCTCTCGTTGGCTCTCGTAGCCGCCCACGCGAGTGTTGCCGCTTTTAGCGCTGGGATTGTTTGTCGTTGCCCGTCAGGGGTTTATCGCTTGATCGCTAATTTGACTGCCAGATGGAATCTTCACTGCCGGAGAAGGTTCAAGCAACGTGCATTGGAATCTGGGCAGGCTTGGTAAAAGTCGACCTCAACGTGGATCCCCACTTTCCCGCGAATCATCACCTCACAAAAACTACAAAGTACTTCACTGGGCATTACGCTATATActtgtccttcttctcttcatacTCTTAGAAAGCTAACTGGCCGTATGTCAAATACGAACTGCTGAGTTCACACGCGTGGGTACTTCATAGATTCCATCTAGGATAAATAGGTCTATAAATCGAGGCTTTCTTCACAaacatcgtcttcgccatcCCTTTCCTGTCCGTAGAGTACCTCGCATACACCCCCAACCGGAACATCCAGAACCGCATCCGTCCCCTCGCTCCAGATCTCTCTCCAATTGACTCGCCGGTTTTGCGGTCCCATTATCTGATAAGAGGTTGCGCCAGGACGCATCTTTGCAGCACCGCCGGGCCGCCGTCTGCCCTTCCCGTCGATGACTGCTACATTTGCCACTTCATCCACGATATTCTCTACGCTGTTCATTGGTAGAGTCAGATACCCCGTATTGTAAGATGCCAAGGCGACATAAATATAGATGATCGACATGACGAGCCAAGAAGGAAACGCCAACGACCACCAGCGGTTCGGATAATAGTATATGCCAAGTTGATGTAAAAAGGGCGATGGGAGGTATGACCAGAGGATATATATCACTGTCAACAATCGTTAGCATTGCGAGGCCATCGGAGCCATCATTGTACTCACGGAATGCTAATGACGACGCAAGGTAGAGGACGAAGCCATAATATTCGTAAGTTGGTACCTTGGGGCTTGCCCTAGGCACAGTCGTCGCCCGTCGTGCTGATATTGCGACAGCAGCTTCAGTATCATTGGGCGTCTCCACATCGGAACTGTCAGGAGTAGTCGGCCGCGATGTAGTAGTAGAAAAAGGAGGTCGGAGTAAAGACGTCAACGACGGGGATGGCGGTAATGGTGTGGGGGGTCTGTTGTAAAACGGCGGCGCAAACGCGTTAGGTCCGTGAAGCGAACTTGCCGACTGCCGGAAAGGATGGTGCATCGCAATGCCATCCTCAGGCGACTGCTCGTCGTTCGAGTCCGTGGAAGCATCTGAGAAAGACTGGTCTTCCAGGGAATAATGGGAGTGAAAATCCATATCATCCCCCGCTTCGATTCCGCGGTGGGTAGG is a window of Aspergillus puulaauensis MK2 DNA, chromosome 4, nearly complete sequence DNA encoding:
- a CDS encoding cell differentiation and development protein Fsr1 (COG:D;~EggNog:ENOG410PJ75;~InterPro:IPR013258,IPR036322,IPR015943,IPR019775, IPR001680,IPR017986;~PFAM:PF00400,PF08232;~go_function: GO:0005515 - protein binding [Evidence IEA]); the encoded protein is MAWQSPSAMSGGGGFVGPGGDANGGLQGTEYTLQGVMRFLQTEWHRHERDRNAWEIERAEMKSRIGKLEGDVRTSKRMHESLGKHVRLLEAALKKEREKVKKLTNNEAVEDLRDPKEIARESINSLKSQRPKLEGDSGDLDPNAENQHEYRQENERDKSRLYLSKCSQEIAYHVIPSAHPPPDLGELELSNHVYGNQQLSQQSIEEVYLQQQRQKQQANNLMAREAPMQNHQPLVRQYPENMGLSRAPSQYSLPATSRDVVDRRVMEQQPIQMTAMDDSKQTLENSVREHAGPERQYDGYGPQVLAEDASRPQQTDEADNSGDADGWNFDEPTDQVAPPESLPPQRPDVDAFPNANFVRQKSPARTGSLSHRRKSSGARRKSEGSVDLGTAAGPKQDSNFKVRFALRGHLDVVRSVIFTGGGSPSEPEICTCSDDGTIKRWIIPASYGAFGHAANASSDLDITSYFTHRGHVGAVTSLAACSPSQNFSNGGRTIGDGWVFSGGQDASVRVWERGRIDPKATLDGHSNAVWGLCVLPGTAGSIFGDSSSHYGGPDRVILASGSSDGKIVIWAVSAPPQSSSPQAGNRRAGGSRRANSISSGSNFPSSPQPSTATTTPFHYTMVRQIVRTESPSPTCISPLSLAGINFVVSYTDASILVYDTRTGEEIVGMASLETYDGTPSTGVNSVVATTVGFDGSAGLDPSRTLADEEVVHGATGSSAVEGVVISGYEDRYIRFFDANSGQCTYTMLAHPAAIASLSLSPDGRELVSAGHDASLRFWNLEKRSCTQEITSHRLMRGEGVCSVIWSRDGRWVVGGGGDGVVKVFSR
- a CDS encoding uncharacterized protein (COG:S;~EggNog:ENOG410Q13D;~InterPro:IPR013717;~PFAM:PF08510;~TransMembrane:2 (i195-214o234-257i)), which translates into the protein MSLLSPEQKGDFYAQDDSDATPVVSPFEQKQPFPPLPDELETPGETPGDSYPDDDEQDVASPTHRGIEAGDDMDFHSHYSLEDQSFSDASTDSNDEQSPEDGIAMHHPFRQSASSLHGPNAFAPPFYNRPPTPLPPSPSLTSLLRPPFSTTTSRPTTPDSSDVETPNDTEAAVAISARRATTVPRASPKVPTYEYYGFVLYLASSLAFLIYILWSYLPSPFLHQLGIYYYPNRWWSLAFPSWLVMSIIYIYVALASYNTGYLTLPMNSVENIVDEVANVAVIDGKGRRRPGGAAKMRPGATSYQIMGPQNRRVNWREIWSEGTDAVLDVPVGGVCEVLYGQERDGEDDVCEESLDL